In Nyctibius grandis isolate bNycGra1 chromosome 8, bNycGra1.pri, whole genome shotgun sequence, a single window of DNA contains:
- the GPX7 gene encoding glutathione peroxidase 7, producing the protein MRDPEGSVEHQPSSAFPKVFLIPLAMVLAIAALLLLAFSATQQKEPDFYTFKVVNIRGKLVSLEKYRGSVSLVVNVASECGYTDSHYKALQQLQRDLGPYHFNVLAFPCNQFGQQEPDTNKEIESFARKTYGASFPMFSKIAVSGAGAIPAFKYLIDSTGEEPTWNFWKYLVDPNGKVVKAWDSTVSVEEIRPYVTELVRKIILKKKDEL; encoded by the exons ATGCGAGACCCTGAGGGCAGTGTGGAGCACcagccttcctctgccttccccaaaGTTTTCCTCATCCCTCTAGCCATGGTCCTTGCAATTGCAGCACTCCTGCTCTTAGCATTTTCCGCTACGCAGCAGAAAGAGCCTGATTTTTACACTTTCAAAGTTGTAAACATCAGGGGCAAACTAGTCTCTCTGGAGAAATACAGGGGCTCG GTGTCGCTAGTTGTCAACGTTGCGAGTGAGTGTGGGTATACAGATAGCCACTACAAGGCCTTACAACAGTTACAGAGAGACCTCGGCCCATATCATTTCAATGTGCTGGCATTCCCATGCAATCAGTTTGGACAGCAAGAACCAGACACTAACAAAGAAATTGAGAGTTTTGCCCGAAAGACTTATGGTGCCTCCTTTCCAATGTTCAGCAAAATCGCAGTCAGCGGAGCTGGTGCAATTCCTGCCTTCAAGTACTTAATTG ATTCTACAGGAGAAGAACCAACCTGGAACTTTTGGAAATACCTGGTGGACCCCAATGGGAAAGTAGTAAAGGCCTGGGACTCTACTGTCTCTGTTGAAGAAATAAGACCTTATGTTACAGAACTTGTAAGGAAAATCATcctgaagaagaaagatgaattaTGA